The following nucleotide sequence is from Acidovorax radicis.
GCAGCTCGGGTGGCAGTCCGCGTGTTTCGGCGCCAAACACCAGCCAGTCGCCGGGCAGGAAGCCATTGGAGTGCACGGGCTGGGAGCCATGGGTGGTCATGGCAAACATGCGGGCCGGGTCGGGCTGGGCATTGCGCAAAAAGGCCGTCCAGCCTGCGTGGCGCTGCACCTTCGCGTATTCGTGGTAGTCCAGCCCCGCGCGCCGCATCTGCCGGTCTTCCATGGAGAAGCCCAGGGGCTCAATCAGATGCAGCTGGCTGCCGGTGTTGGCCGCCAGGCGGATCACATTGCCTGTGTTGGGCGGGATTTCGGGCTCGACGAGAACAATGTGGAACATGCAGGCTATTGTCATCGCACCGGTTGTTCTTCACGCAACCACGCGTAAACAAAAGTGTCCTGGCGTTAACCGTGGCGTTGGGGGCGGCGCGGCGCGTGGGCGCTTTTTGCGCAAAGCGCCGGTGTATGGCGCTCAACCTGTGCCATCGACGGCCGTGCGTGCCAGTACCACCACCGTGACTTGCGCCACCCCCGCCTCGCGCAAGGCCTGGGTCGCCGCATGCGCGGTCGCGCCGGTGGTCATGACATCGTCGAGCAGCAAGACATGCTGGCCGCGCAGGGCGGCTGCCCGTGCGGGTTCCACCGCGAAGGCGCCGTGCAGATTGCGCAGCCGCTGTGCGCGCGGCAGACTGCTTTGCGCTTCGGTGGCATGCAGGCGCAGCAGGGTGTGTGGGTCGGCTTTGTGGGCGGCCAGGTGGTGTGCCAGCAAGGCAGATTGGTTGAAACCCCGCGCACGCAACCGGTCGGTGGACAGCGGCACGGGCAGCAGCCGGTCTGCCGCCTCGATGGCGGGCTCTACCCAAGGGGTGCTGCGCAGCACGACAGACAGCGTGCGGGCCAGCCCTGGGTCCGCTCGGAACTTGAAGTCCGCCAGCACATCGGCCCATGGGAAGGCGTAGTCCACGGCCGCCAGGCAAGCGTCGAAGCTCGGCGGCTTGCGCAGACAGGCTCCGCATACCGCCACGCCCGAAGGCACGTGCAGCGCGCAGCGCTGGCAACGGGCGGTCGGCTGTGCGAAACGCGCCACGCAGGCATTGCAGATCCGCTGCGATGGCCAGGCATGGCAGACAGAGCACTGGCTGGGAACGCGGCCCGCCACAGCATGCATCCAGCGCGAAATCCTTGGCAAACCGTTGAAAAGCATGAATCAATATACTCGCGCGTCCTTGTGTATTGCCATGTCCTCTGAGCACCCTCCCACCGTTGATCCTGTTGCTGCGGCCCGTTGGCACGCTGCTGCCCCTGTTTTGTCACCCTGGCTCCACGAGGAGGTGGCTCGGCGCATGGAGGACCGTTTGCAGTGGTTGCGACAGGCGCCAGATGCTTGGTGCCATTGGGATGCTGTGCGGGGCGGGCTGCAGGCGCATGCGCTTGTGAGTGCTCGCTATCCAGGTGCAAGGTCTCAAGTTTTCGAGACCGCTGCGCGGTGTGAATCCTTGGCCCGCCAGTCGCTTGCAACGCCGTGGTGGAAGCCGGCCCGCTGGACGGGAGGCAGTGTGCAGTTTGGGCCGCCTGCCGACGCCAGTGCGCAAATGCTCTGGGCCAATATGGCGTTGCACATGGCGGCAGATCCGCAGGCCTTGATCGGGCAGTGGCATCGCGCCTTGGCGGTAGACGGCTATTTGATGTTTTCGTGCCTCGGGCCCGATACGCTGCAGGAGCTCCATGCGGTCTATGCCGCGCTGGGGTGGCCTCCTGCGGGCCATGCATTCACCGACATGCACGATTGGGGTGACATGCTGCTGCACGCAGGGTTTGCCGAGCCGGTCATGGACATGGAGCGCATCACCCTCACGTTTGCCACGCCCGAGCGCCTCGTCCAGGAGCTGCGTGAGCTCGGCTGCAATCTGCACCCTGATCGCTTTCCCTCATTGCGCGGCCGGCGTTGGCGAGACATGCTCTACCAGGCGTTGGGCGATCACTTGGCCAGCTCGCAGCACGGGGGTCAGTTGGCACTGACGTTTGAGATCATTTATGGCCACGCTTTCAAGCCAGCGCCGCGTGTCCGTGTGAGCTCCAGCAGTGCCGTTTCGCTACAAGACATGCGCACCATGTTGCGCAATGGCGGAAAAGAAGGTTAGCCTGTAACTCTCTGTCAATGACATAGAACAAGGCACGCTACAATTGTTGGCTATAGGGATTTCGGGCATCTTCCCGCGCAAATTTGCAGGCCGCCCCGTTGTGCCAGCGGCACGAAACGCGGGGCAACCTGCGGTCTTGTGAGCATGACCGGTGATGGGCTTGGTTTTTCGTTTTGCAACGGTGTCGGGTCAGCGCATTGACTGGCGTCTAGTCCGCAACTGTTCGGTAACTCCGGCGCAAATGGGCTGGATCTATGTGTCCTTGTGCGCGGTGTCTCTTGGGATCGCGGCGTTCTTCTGGATGCTCGGGGCCCGTTTGGTGATGCCGTTTGCATGGCTCGAGATCTTGGTTTTGGGAGTTGCTTTTGCAACATACGGCCGCCATGCGGCGGATGGTGAGAGGATTTCACTGCAGGGCTCACGCCTCGTGGTGGAACTGGAGACTGCAGGCAAGCTCAAGCGTGCTGAATTTGACCGGGGCCGGGTGTGCGTAGAGCCCAAAACCGGTGATCGCTCGCTGATCAAGTTGTCTGCGCAGGGTCGTTCGGTAGAGGTGGGGCGTTATATACGCCCTGAACTCCGGTCGGCTCTGGCGTCGGAGATCCGCATGGCCTTGCGTGCAACCTGACCCCATGCAGGTGCGCGAAAGGCATTGGTTAATTTGAGGCTTAGAAGTAAGTGAGAACTATGAAGAGCATTTCCAACAAGCTGGCTTCTCTGCTGCTGATTGCCGGTGCATGGGTGGGCTCTGCGGCCCATGCCGTTCAAGACCTGCCTGGTGGCCCTGCAGTCAACCAGTTGAACTTGGCGCCAGCTGTTACCAAGATCGCAGAAGAGCAGCAATTCCTGCACTGGATGATGCTGGTCATCTGCACCGTGATCTTTGTGGCAGTGTTCTCCGTAATGTTCTATTCGATCTGGAAGCATCGCCGCTCCAGGGGGGCGAAGGCAGCCAATTTCCATGAGTCGGTGACAGTGGAAGTGATCTGGACGATCGTTCCCTTCGTCATCGTGATCATGATGGCTCTGCCAGCCACCAAGGTGCTGGTAGCCCAGAAGGACACTACCAACGCGGATCTGACCATCAAGACCACGGGTTACCAGTGGAAGTGGGGTTACGACTACCTCAATGGTGAAGGCGAGGGCCTGGCTTTCATTTCTACCCTGGACAGCAGCCACCGGGCCATGTCTGACAGTGGCAACGTCAAGAACGCTCCCGACAACTACCTGCTCAAGGTGGACAACCCGATGGTGGTGCCGGTCAACAAGAAGATCCGCATCATCACAACCGCCAACGATGTGATCCACGCCTTCATGGTGCCCGCTTTCGGCATCAAGCAGGATGCGATCCCTGGGTTTGTGCGCGACACCTGGTTCCGTGCCGAGAAAATCGGCGATTACTACGGCCAGTGCGCCGAGCTGTGCGGCAAGGAACACGCCTACATGCCGATCCATGTGAAGGTGGTGTCTGCCGAGGACTACACCGCATGGGTGGGTGATCAGAAGAAAAAGGCCGCCACCAAGCTCGACGACCCCACGAAGGTCTGGGCGCTGGATGACATCCTGAAGCGGGGTGAGAAGGTCTATGCAGCGAATTGCGCCGCCTGCCACCAAGCCAATGGCAAGGGCGCTGGCCCCATCAAGCCGCTGGACGGTGCCGCCGTGGTTCTGGATGCAGACCATTCCAAACAGATTAACGTTCTGCTCAAGGGGCAAAACAACGGTGCCATGCCTTCGTGGGCGCAACTGAGCGACACCGATATTGCTGCCGTGGTTACCTACAGCAAGAACAACTGGTCCAACAAGACGGGTCAGCTGGTGCAGCCATCTGAAGTCGTAGCCCTGCGTGGCAAGTAATCACCGCCCTACCGTATTGAGGAATCAAAAATGAGCGCAGTTCTCGACAACCACGGGCACGCTGGCGACCACGCACACGACGGCCACGACCACCATCACGGCCCCACTGGCTGGCGCCGCTGGGTGTTTGCCACCAACCACAAAGACATCGGTACGCTGTACCTGCTGTTTTCGTTCACGATGCTGATGATTGGCGGCGTTTTGGCGCTGCTGATTCGTGCCGAACTTTTTCAGCCCGGCCTGCAACTGGTGAACCCTGAGCTGTTCAATCAGCTGACCACCATGCACGGCCTCATCATGGTGTTTGGCGCCATCATGCCGGCCTTCGTGGGCTTTGCGAACTGGATGATTCCACTGCAGATCGGCGCGTCCGATATGGCCTTTGCGCGGATGAATAACTTCAGCTTCTGGCTGATGATCCCCGCCGCACTGACCCTGGTGAGTTCGTTCTTCATGCCCGGTGGCGCACCCGCAGCCGGTTGGACGCTGTATGCACCGCTCACGCTGCAGATGGGCCCCTCCATGGATGCTGGCATCTTTGCGATGCACATCCTGGGTGCCAGCTCCATCATGGGTTCGATCAACATCATCGTGACCGTTCTCAACATGCGTGCCCCTGGCATGACACTGATGAAGATGCCGATGTTTGCCTGGACCTGGCTCATCACTGCCTACCTGTTGATCGCCGTGATGCCAGTCCTGGCCGGTGCCATCACCATGACGCTGACAGACCGCCACTTTGGTACCAGCTTCTTCAACCCCGCCGGTGGCGGTGATCCGGTGATGTACCAGCATATCTTCTGGTTCTTCGGTCACCCCGAGGTGTACATCATGATCTTGCCGGCCTTCGGCATCATCAGCCAGATCGTGCCGGCCTTCGCGCGCAAGAAGCTGTTCGGCTACGCCTCCATGGTTTATGCCACGTCCTCGATCGCCATCCTATCGTTCATCGTGTGGGCCCACCACATGTTCACGACCGGCATGCCGGTGACAGGCCAGCTGTTTTTCATGTATGCCACGATGCTGATCTCCGTGCCCACGGCCGTGAAGATCTTCAACTGGGTCGCCACCATGTGGCGCGGCTCCATGACGTTTGAAACCCCCATGCTGTTTGCCGTGGGTTTCATTTTCGTGTTCACCATTGGTGGCTTCACCGGTCTCATCCTGGCCATGGCGCCCATTGATATCCAGCTGCAGGACACCTACTACGTGGTGGCGCACTTTCACTATGTGTTGGTGGCAGGCTCGCTGTTCTCCATGTTTGCCGGCGTGTACTACTGGTTGCCCAAGTGGACCGGTGTGATGTATTCCGAAACCCGCGGTCAGATCCACTTCTGGACATCGTTGATTTTCTTTAACGTCACCTTCTTCCCGATGCACTTCCTGGGCTTGGCGGGGATGCCACGCCGCTATGCAGACTACCCCATGCAATTCGCCGACTTCAATGCGGTGGCCTCGATAGGTGCTTTTGGTTTTGGTTTGGCGCAGGTGTATTTCTTCATCGCTGTCGTGCTCCCCGCCATGCGTGGCATTGGCCCCAAGGCGCCTCAAAAACCCTGGGATGGTGCGGAAGGCCTGGAATGGGAAGTCCCTTCGCCAGCACCTTTCCACACCTTTGAAAATCCACCCAAGCTGGATGCGACTGCAACCCGCGTGATTGGCTGAGGACAGTGCCCATGACACCCGAACAGAAAAAGAGCAACCTGCGGATGGCATTGATCCTGGCATCCGTAGCCGCCGTTTTCTTCGTGGGCTTCATGGTCAAGGTTGCCATGTTGTCTCACTGAGCCGACGATCCCATGAGCCTGCACCGCGAAAACGCCAAGATGGTCGGCAAGCTGGTCGTGATTGCGGCTGGCATGTTCGCCTTCGGCTATGTGTTGATCCCGATCTACAAACACATCTGTGAGATGACCGGCATCAACATTCTGTCGCTCTCCGAGCGGCAGGTGCCCGGGAATGGCGTCGCTGGCAAAGACGTGAAGGTGCCTTCCAACACGCAGATCGACAAGACCCGCACCATCACGGTGGAGTTCGATGCCAACGCGCGTGGCCCGTGGCAGTTCAAACCCGCCAAGCGTTCGGTTCAGGTGCACCCCGGCGAGCTCGCCACGGTGATGTATGAGTTTCAAAACGTGCAGAACCGTCGCATGGCTGCGCAGGCGATACCGAGTTACGCTCCGCGTCAGGCCGCTGCACATTTCAACAAGCTGGAGTGTTTTTGCTTTAACCAGTACACCCTGGACCCTGGCGAAAAGAAGGAATGGCCTGTGGCGTTTGTGATTGATCCGCGCCTGTCCAAGGATGTGACGACCATCACCTTGTCCTACACCTTCTTTGAAGTGGGCGGCAAAACACCCCCTGCGCCCGAATCAACCGCAGCGGTTGCCTTGCCGGTTGTCGGTGCACAAAAGGCGGGATCATGAATAAGAAGCCCTCGGAATCGCCCGTTGCGCGCAAGGGATCTTTCCTGCGCACGGTGCGTGCCGTGGCGTGGTCGTTGATTGGGCTGCGAAAAGGCAGCGAGTACCAGCAGGATGTCGAGAAACTCAATCCGTTGCACATCATCGGCGTGGGGCTGTTCGCAGTCTTTTTGCTGGTGCTCGGTTTGATCGGGCTGGTCAATTGGATCGTGTGAGATGGTGTTGATTCAAATACCGAAAACGAAGCCGAAAACAAAGATTTTGAGAGTCAGGAGCTGAAATGAGTGCATCAACCCACGGCACAACCCCGTATTATTTTGTGCCCGCCGAGTCTCGCCATCCAGTCATGGCTGCGGCCGGGCTGTTCCTTGTGATTCTGGGCGCTGCCCAATGGATCAATGGCCACGAATGGGGTAAATATTCCCTGGCCGTGGGCATGGTCTGGTGGCTCTTCGTTTTGTACCAGTGGTTTGGTGATGCGGTGCGTGAAAGCGAAGGTGGGCTATACGGTCACAAGATCGACCTGTCGTACCGCTGGAGCATGAGCTGGTTCATCTTCTCCGAAGTGATGTTCTTCGGTGCGTTCTTCACCGCATTGTGGTGGGCTCGTGCCCATTCGGTGCCTGCCCTGGGCAGCCTGGACAATGCATTGCTCTGGCCTGATTTCAAGGCGGTATGGCCTAGTTTGGCGGTAGGTGCCACGGGTTCTCCTGCTGGCATCGTGGAACCGTTCCAGACCGTGGGACCGTTCTGGCTGCCCACCATCAACACGGCGCTGCTGCTGACCTCGGGGGGCACGCTCACCATTGCGCACCACGCCCTGCGTGAGAACAAACGTGGCAAGACCATTGCGTTCATGTGGACCACCGTGCTGCTCGGCATCCTGTTCTTGTTTGTTCAGGGTTATGAGTACTTTCACCTCTACACAGAGTTGAACCTCAAGCTCAGCTCGGGCGTGTTTGGGTCCACCTTCTTCATGCTGACCGGGTTCCACGGGTTCCACGTGTTTCTGGGCATGTTGATGCTGTTGGTGATCACCCTGCGCCTGCAAAAGGGCCACTTCACTGCCGACAAGCATTTCGGCTTCGAGGGTGCCGCCTGGTATTGGCACTTTGTGGACGTGGTGTGGCTGGGCTTGTACGTGCTCGTTTATTGGATGTAATAAGCAGCTGCCGACCCCGCACGACGAAAAAAGCGCCTCGCGGCGCTTTTTTTCTTGGGGCTTGGAGATGTTTCTCCGGGGTGTGGCGCTTCTTGGCGGGATATCTTCAATCAGCGGGCCATTGGTAGGCCCGTCGGTTGTATATAACCCAGCTTCCATGCCACCAGAATGCAGACAAACAGCACAATCGACAGGCCGACGCGAACGGCCAGTGCCCGGACCATAGGGTTGCTCTTATGTTTTTCCCTGCCTTCCACCGTGTCGCTGCTGCCATTGCGCATCATGAAGAACAGGGCTGAAGCCAGGCTGGCCAAAATGCCGATGAACGCGACCAGTACGAGGTATTTCATGGAGCCCATTATCCTGTGACAACCGCTCAACGTTCCCTGGACCTGCGCTTTTGGATGATTGCGGCGGCGGCCGTGGCGGGTATGTGGGTGACGGCATCGCTCGGCCGCTGGCAACTGTCGCGTGCGGCCGAAAAGGAGGCGCTACAAAGCCTGCTCGACGCGCGCAGCCACCTCGCACCCCTTGACGGCTCGGCGTTGGTCTCCGCCGGCGCTGATGCTGCGCGTGCTGGCGATGAAGCCCACCAGGGACTGGTTCACCGCGCCGTGGTTCTGGAAGGGCGCTGGTTGCCCGCCTACACCGTGTTTCTTGACAACCGCCAGATGCATGGGCGACCTGGTTTTTTTGTTCTCACGCCTTTGCAGCTGCAAGGGCCGAAGGCGGGAGTGGTGCTCGTGCAGCGAGGCTGGGTGCCACGCAATTTTGAAGACCGCACGCAGGTGCCCCCGGTGCAGACCGCTGAGGGTCTGGTGGTGCGTGTTCAAGGGCGAGTGGCCGCCGCGCCATCGCGCCTGTTTGAGTTTCAGGGGGGAGACCCGACGAAGGGGTCTTCCCGCATCCGGCAAAATCTCGACCTGGCTGCCTTTCGCTCCGAAACCGGCTTGGCTCTGGCCCCGCTCACGGTGTTGCAGACGGGGGAAGCGAGCGAGGGTTTGCAACGCGACTGGCTCGTAGTGGGCTCGGGCGTCGACAAACATTACGGTTACGCATTTCAATGGTTCGGGCTCTGCGGCCTGATTGCAATTCTCTATGTCTGGTTTCAAATCGTCCGACGGTTCATTCGCCCGCGCAGCCAGTCTGCCCCCTGAGGCCGACGACGAGCATCCGCTGGGCCTGACCGTGCACACGCTGCCCTCGGCGGGTGACGCGGTGGTCACGGCGCAGCGCGCGCGCCATGGGCGCTGGAAAATGCTGGGTGTCCTGTGCATTTGTGCAGCGCCCGTGATCGCGTCCTATTTCACTTATTACGTGGTTCGGCCCGAAGGGCGGCGCAACTACGGCGAGCTGATCAATCCCCAGCGCGCCATCCCCGACCTCACTGCCCACACGTTGGAGGGTGGTCCCGTGTCGCTTGCATCGCTCAAGGGCCAATGGCTGTTGGTGAGTGTGGCGGGGGGCGACTGCGACACCACCTGCCAGAAGCATCTGTATCTGCAGCGGCAATTGCGCGAGAGCTTAGGCAAGGAAAAGGACCGGATGGACTGGGTCTGGCTCATCAACGATGCCGCTACCCCGCCACAAGTCTTGGCTCCGGCATTGCAGAAGGCGACTGTGCTGCGCTTGGATGCAGCGGCATTGGGCGCTTGGCTGGCGCCAGCCGAGGGCCATCAGCTGGCTGAGCATCTGTATGTGGTGGACCCCATGGGCAACTGGATGATGCGGTTTCCGGCTGCGATGGATTCCAATGGGGCTGCAAAGGCCAAGCGCGATCTGGAGCGCCTGCTGCGCGCCTCTGCGTCCTGGGATGAGGCCGGGCGGCCGGCGAGCCAATGACCGATACACAGCCACTTTACGATCTGGCGCCCGTGGCAGAGGTCATGCTGCTGGGCCTTGTGATCGCGTTGGGCCCGCTGGCCTGGGTGTGGGTGCGCAACCGCCGCAGCTCGCCCATGCGGCGCATTCAGACACTGACGGTGCTCACCCTGTTTTTGACGTTTGACCTGGTGCTGTTTGGTGCCTTCACGCGCCTGACGGACTCCGGGCTGGGGTGCCCCGACTGGCCGGGTTGCTATGGCAGCGCGAGCCCGGTGGGCGCTCGATCCGAGATATCTGCCGCGCAGGAGGCCATGCCCACAGGCCCGGTCACACATGGCAAGGCCTGGGTCGAAATGATCCATCGCTACCTTGCCACGGGCGTCGGCGTGCTCATCATCGTGTTGACCATTTCCTCATGGGTGCAACAGCGCCGGGCACGACGCGGGATGGGAGACGCGCCCCCCATCAGCCCGTGGTGGCCCACCATCACGCTGCTGTGGGTATGCCTGCAAGGTGCTTTTGGCGCGCTGACCGTGACGATGAAGCTGTTTCCCGCCATCGTCACCCTGCATCTGATCGGTGGGCTGGTCCTGCTCGCCTTGTTGTGCGTGCAGGCGGTGCGCCACACCCAATGGGCGCAAGGCCGCTTGCCTGTGGCCATCTCTGCAGGACTGCGTTGGGCGCTGATCGGCACGGGGGTGCTGGTGGTGCTGCAAGTGGTGCTGGGTGGTTGGGTCAGCACCAACTACGCCGTGCTGGCTTGCACCACCTTTCCCAAATGCCAGGGCAACTGGTGGCCCATGATGGACTTTGCCCAGGGCTTTCAGGTCTGGCGCAAGCTCGGTATGTTGCAAGACGGCAGCCACATTGGTTTTGCCGGGCTTACGGCCATTCATTACGTACATCGTTTGATGGCGTATGGGGTGCTGGCCGCCCTAGGCCTGGTCTGCTGGCGTTTTCACCGCCAGGGCCTGCTGCCTGCCCAGACCCGCTGGCTGGCGGTTTTGGCCTTGTTGCAGCTGGCCACGGGCTTGTCCAACGTGGTGCTGGACTGGCCCTTGGTGGCCGCTGTGTTGCACACGGGCGGTGCAGCCGCCCTGGTGGTGGTGTTGACCTGGGCCGTGGTGTCCAGCCGCACGGTGTCAACCGTGCCCCAAGAGTTTTCCGCGCCCACCGGCGCTTCGAGAGTGTCCGTATGAGTGTCGCCCCCTCCATCGCTGTTTCTTCACCGTCGCGTCTGCAGCAGTTTTACGCGCTGACCAAGCCACGGGTGGTGCAGCTCATTGTTTTCTGCGCCCTGATCGGCATGGTGCTGGCCGTGCCCGGCATGCCGTCTGCAGCACAGTTTGGCCATATGGTGGTCGCCTGTGCCGGGGTGTGGCTGGTGGCGGGCGCTGCCGCCGCGTTCAACTGCATCGTGGAGCAGGGCATCGACGCGAAGATGAAGCGCACTGCCTGGCGGCCCACGGCCAAGGGCGAGTTGTCCAACGTGCAAACGCTGCTGTTCTCGGCCGTGTTGTGTGTGGCGGGTTCTGCGCTGCTGTACTTCTGGGTCAACCCGCTGACCATGTGGCTCACGTTTGCCACCTTTGTGGGCTATGCCGTGGTCTACACCGTGATTCTCAAGCCGCTAACCCCGCAGAACATCGTGATTGGTGGGGCGTCGGGCGCCATGCCGCCGGTGCTGGGCTGGGCTGCCATGACCAATGACGTGGGCCCTGAGGCGCTCATCCTGTTCCTCATCATCTTTCTGTGGACGCCGCCGCACTTTTGGGCGCTGGCGTTGTACCGCGTCGAGGACTACCGCAAATCCGGTTTGCCCATGCTCCCGGTGACGCATGGCAATGAGTTCACCCGATTGCAGGTGTTTCTGTACACGCTGATTCTTTTTGCCGGTTGCCTGATGCCCTTCATTTACGGCATGAGCTCCTGGATTTACCTGGCTGCCGCCGTGCTGCTGAGTGCGGGTTTTTGTGGCTACGGCTTTGCGCTGTGGCGCAATTATTCGGATGCACTGGCGCGCAAAACCTTCCGTTTTTCCCTCATTCACCTGAGCGTGCTGTTTGCCGCATTGCTGGTGGACCACTACGTGCTGTAAAACCCATGCTGAAACGAAATGCTCTTAAAATGATAGCTGTTTGCGCTTTATCCATAAGCGCTGCAGGCCTGTTGGGTGCTTGTTCTGAAAAGAAGGTCGAATTCCGGGGGGTGGACATCACAGGGGCCGACTACGCCAAAGACATCCCGCTGACAGACCACAACGGGCAGGCGCGTCACCTCAAGGACTTCGCCGGCAAGGTGGTGGTGGTGTTTTTTGGCTATACCCAATGCCCGGATGTGTGCCCGACCTCCATGGCCGAACTCGCCGAAGTCAAGCAGATGCTGGGCAAAGACGGTGACCGCCTTCAGGGGATCTTTGTCACCGTGGACCCAGAGCGCGACACCCCCGAGGTGCTGAAGGCCTACATGGCGAACTTTGACCCCACCTTCCTTGCCTTGCACGGCACACCCGAGCAACTGGCGGCTGTCGCCAAGGACTTCAAGATTTACTTCAAGAAGGTCGATGGCAAGACGCCCACCAGCTACACCATGGACCATTCGGCGGGCAGCTATGTGTACGACCCCGCAGGGCGGCTGCGCGTGTACAGCCGTTACGGCAGCGGTGCCCAGGCCCTGGCCTCAGACATCAAGACCTTGCTGGCGGAAGCGGCGGGCTGACGCGTTTAAAAGGGCCACGATGGTGGCCCCGGCTTGCGTCAGCCGGCGTTGTGTTCACCCAGGCTATTCGACCTTGATGCCGCGCATCGTGATCACGCCCCCCATCAAGCTCGTGTCCGCCTTGATGCGGTTGGCCAGCCCTTCGGGTGACGAGCCTACTGTCTGCCAGCCCTGTTGAAACAGCTTGGTGCGTACATCCTCGCTGCGGGCAATCGCGCTGATGAGTGCGGCAAGCTTGGCCTGAACAGGCTTGGGCATGGTGGATGGCGCCGCAAAAGCGTTCCAGATCTCCAGGTTGAAGCCCTGGATGCCCACTTCCGCCAGGCTGGGCACGTCTGGCGCCAGCGGGCTGCGGCCAGCCGACGTGACCCCTATCGCGCGCAGCTTGCCCGCACGCACCTGCGCTTGGGCCAGCGCGGGCGGCAACAGCGCCATCTGGAGCTGTCCGCCCAGCATGGCGTTTGCCACCTGGGGGTAGCCGGGGTAGGGCACATGCACCGGGTTGATGTTGCTGCGTGCCTTGAGCAACTCGGTGCCAATGTGGCCCACCGTGCCCACACCTGGCGTGCCGTAGCTCCATTTGTCGCCGCTGCTGCGCGCCGCCGCAAAAAACTCACGAGCGCTGGCGGTGGCCGGCACCCCCGGCTGACTGACAGGCGCCGTCAAAATGAGGGGCGACGTGCCGATCAGGCTAAGGGGTGCCAAATCCTTGAGTGGGTCATAAGGCACCGCAGGATTGAGCAGCTTGGCAATGGTCATGTTGCCATTAATCATCAGACCGATGGTGTGGTCATCACGCGCCTTCGCAACGGCGTCGGCGCCGATATTGCCACCCGCGCCGACCTTGTTTTCCACGATCACGGGCTGGCCCAGCGCTTTCGCCAAAGGCTCTGAAAACGTGCGCGCCGTGAGGTCAGGGGACGAGCCCGCGGGAAACCCGACGATGATCTTGAGCGGCTTGGTGGGCCATGCTGTTGGTGTGCTGGCAGCCATGGCCACCGGCTGTTGGGCGAACACCGAAGGGGCAGCGAAGGGGCTCGCGGCGGTGGCCGCCAGAGCGATCAGCAGCGAGGCGCGGCGGGAAACGGGGCGGCGTGACATGAGAACACAATCTCCTTGAGAAATGCGGGGGCCAAAACGACGCGGGGCCCAGAACTGGGGCCCCGCGAGGCTACTTCTGCAAGAACGTGATGTTACCGCCGCTCGATACCCACGCTCACGCGTACTCGGCCAACGCCTTCTTCATCTTCTTCATTGCCGCCACTTCAATCTGGCGAATGCGCTCGGCGCTGACGCCATACACCGCCGCCAGATCGTGCAGCGTCATGCCGCCGCTGCCGTCGTCGTTCACCTTGAGCCAGCGC
It contains:
- the trmL gene encoding tRNA (uridine(34)/cytosine(34)/5-carboxymethylaminomethyluridine(34)-2'-O)-methyltransferase TrmL → MFHIVLVEPEIPPNTGNVIRLAANTGSQLHLIEPLGFSMEDRQMRRAGLDYHEYAKVQRHAGWTAFLRNAQPDPARMFAMTTHGSQPVHSNGFLPGDWLVFGAETRGLPPELRDTFPPAQRLRLPMVPNQRSLNLSNAVAVTVFEAWRQNQFAMPQVQGH
- a CDS encoding ComF family protein, which codes for MLFNGLPRISRWMHAVAGRVPSQCSVCHAWPSQRICNACVARFAQPTARCQRCALHVPSGVAVCGACLRKPPSFDACLAAVDYAFPWADVLADFKFRADPGLARTLSVVLRSTPWVEPAIEAADRLLPVPLSTDRLRARGFNQSALLAHHLAAHKADPHTLLRLHATEAQSSLPRAQRLRNLHGAFAVEPARAAALRGQHVLLLDDVMTTGATAHAATQALREAGVAQVTVVVLARTAVDGTG
- a CDS encoding biotin synthase, which gives rise to MSSEHPPTVDPVAAARWHAAAPVLSPWLHEEVARRMEDRLQWLRQAPDAWCHWDAVRGGLQAHALVSARYPGARSQVFETAARCESLARQSLATPWWKPARWTGGSVQFGPPADASAQMLWANMALHMAADPQALIGQWHRALAVDGYLMFSCLGPDTLQELHAVYAALGWPPAGHAFTDMHDWGDMLLHAGFAEPVMDMERITLTFATPERLVQELRELGCNLHPDRFPSLRGRRWRDMLYQALGDHLASSQHGGQLALTFEIIYGHAFKPAPRVRVSSSSAVSLQDMRTMLRNGGKEG
- a CDS encoding DUF2244 domain-containing protein, with product MMGLVFRFATVSGQRIDWRLVRNCSVTPAQMGWIYVSLCAVSLGIAAFFWMLGARLVMPFAWLEILVLGVAFATYGRHAADGERISLQGSRLVVELETAGKLKRAEFDRGRVCVEPKTGDRSLIKLSAQGRSVEVGRYIRPELRSALASEIRMALRAT
- the coxB gene encoding cytochrome c oxidase subunit II gives rise to the protein MKSISNKLASLLLIAGAWVGSAAHAVQDLPGGPAVNQLNLAPAVTKIAEEQQFLHWMMLVICTVIFVAVFSVMFYSIWKHRRSRGAKAANFHESVTVEVIWTIVPFVIVIMMALPATKVLVAQKDTTNADLTIKTTGYQWKWGYDYLNGEGEGLAFISTLDSSHRAMSDSGNVKNAPDNYLLKVDNPMVVPVNKKIRIITTANDVIHAFMVPAFGIKQDAIPGFVRDTWFRAEKIGDYYGQCAELCGKEHAYMPIHVKVVSAEDYTAWVGDQKKKAATKLDDPTKVWALDDILKRGEKVYAANCAACHQANGKGAGPIKPLDGAAVVLDADHSKQINVLLKGQNNGAMPSWAQLSDTDIAAVVTYSKNNWSNKTGQLVQPSEVVALRGK
- the ctaD gene encoding cytochrome c oxidase subunit I gives rise to the protein MSAVLDNHGHAGDHAHDGHDHHHGPTGWRRWVFATNHKDIGTLYLLFSFTMLMIGGVLALLIRAELFQPGLQLVNPELFNQLTTMHGLIMVFGAIMPAFVGFANWMIPLQIGASDMAFARMNNFSFWLMIPAALTLVSSFFMPGGAPAAGWTLYAPLTLQMGPSMDAGIFAMHILGASSIMGSINIIVTVLNMRAPGMTLMKMPMFAWTWLITAYLLIAVMPVLAGAITMTLTDRHFGTSFFNPAGGGDPVMYQHIFWFFGHPEVYIMILPAFGIISQIVPAFARKKLFGYASMVYATSSIAILSFIVWAHHMFTTGMPVTGQLFFMYATMLISVPTAVKIFNWVATMWRGSMTFETPMLFAVGFIFVFTIGGFTGLILAMAPIDIQLQDTYYVVAHFHYVLVAGSLFSMFAGVYYWLPKWTGVMYSETRGQIHFWTSLIFFNVTFFPMHFLGLAGMPRRYADYPMQFADFNAVASIGAFGFGLAQVYFFIAVVLPAMRGIGPKAPQKPWDGAEGLEWEVPSPAPFHTFENPPKLDATATRVIG
- a CDS encoding cytochrome oxidase small assembly protein, which codes for MTPEQKKSNLRMALILASVAAVFFVGFMVKVAMLSH
- a CDS encoding cytochrome c oxidase assembly protein; translation: MSLHRENAKMVGKLVVIAAGMFAFGYVLIPIYKHICEMTGINILSLSERQVPGNGVAGKDVKVPSNTQIDKTRTITVEFDANARGPWQFKPAKRSVQVHPGELATVMYEFQNVQNRRMAAQAIPSYAPRQAAAHFNKLECFCFNQYTLDPGEKKEWPVAFVIDPRLSKDVTTITLSYTFFEVGGKTPPAPESTAAVALPVVGAQKAGS